The Dasypus novemcinctus isolate mDasNov1 chromosome 12, mDasNov1.1.hap2, whole genome shotgun sequence genome includes a window with the following:
- the CBX6 gene encoding chromobox protein homolog 6 isoform X2: MELSAVGERVFAAESIIKRRIRKGRIEYLVKWKGWAIKYSTWEPEENILDSRLIAAFEQKERERELYGPKKRGPKPKTFLLKARAQAEALRISDVHFSVKPSASASSPKLHSSAAVHRLKKDIRRCHRMSRRPLPRPDPQGGSPGLRPPISPFSETVRIINRKVKPREPKRNRIILNLKVIDKGSGGGGTGQGAGALARPKVPSRNRVIGKSKKFSESILRTQIRHMKFGAFALYNKPPPTPLAPPPAGKADVTAPPGPGLLLAAAPYDARSSSSLGCPSPAPPSYEPSNVTPKLLPETLSLPTPDWREPEVLDLSVSPESAATSKRAPPDIATATGPAPPPAPEPAGASSEPEAGDWRPEMSPCSNVVVTDVTSNLLTVTIKEFCNPEDFEKEAPGTEPGTSPVGGRCSSA; this comes from the exons ATGGAGCTGTCTGCAGTGGGCGAGCGGGTCTTCGCGGCCGAATCCATCATCAAACGGCGGATCCGCAAG GGTCGCATCGAGTACCTGGTGAAATGGAAGGGGTGGGCGATCAA GTACAGCACTTGGGAGCCCGAGGAGAACATCCTGGACTCGCGGCTCATTGCCGCCTTCGAGCAGAA GGAGAGGGAGCGTGAGTTGTATGGGCCCAAGAAGAGGGGACCCAAACCCAAAACTTTCCTCCTGAAG GCCCGGGCCCAGGCCGAAGCCCTCCGCATCAGCGATGTGCACTTCTCTGTCAAGCCCAGCGCCAGCGCCTCCTCGCCCAAGCTACACTCCAGCGCAGCAGTGCACCGGCTCAAGAAGGACATCCGCCGCTGCCACCGCATGTCCcgccgccccctgccccgcccggACCCCCAGGGGGGCAGCCCCGGCCTGCGTCCCCCCATCTCGCCTTTCTCGGAAACAGTGCGCATCATTAATCGCAAAGTCAAGCCTCGGGAGCCCAAGCGGAACCGCATCATCCTGAACCTGAAGGTGATCGACAAGGGCTCGGGCGGAGGGGGCACCGGGCAGGGGGCCGGGGCCCTGGCCCGCCCCAAGGTCCCCTCACGCAACCGCGTCATCGGCAAGAGCAAGAAGTTCAGCGAGAGCATCCTGCGCACCCAGATCCGCCACATGAAGTTCGGCGCCTTTGCACTGTACAACAAgcccccgcccacccccctcGCTCCCCCGCCAGCTGGCAAGGCCGACGTCACGGCCCCCCCGGGCCCAGGCCTGCTCCTGGCCGCCGCCCCCTACGACGCCCGCAGCTCCAGCTCCTTGGGCTGCCCCTCACCTGCACCGCCGTCCTACGAGCCCAGCAACGTGACCCCCAAGCTGCTCCCCGAGACCCTGAGCCTGCCCACCCCCGACTGGCGTGAGCCCGAGGTGCTTGACTTGTCTGTTTCCCCCGAGTCGGCGGCCACCAGCAAGCGGGCACCCCCTGACATCGCCACTGCCACGGGCCCGGCCCCTCCGCCAGCCCCCGAGCCCGCCGGGGCCTCCTCCGAACCGGAGGCTGGGGACTGGCGCCCCGAGATGTCACCCTGCTCCAACGTGGTCGTCACCGATGTCACCAGCAACCTTCTGACGGTCACCATCAAGGAATTCTGCAACCCTGAGGATTTCGAGAAG gaggcaccgggaactgaaccagggacctcccctgtgggaggcaggtgctcatctgcttga
- the CBX6 gene encoding chromobox protein homolog 6 isoform X1 has protein sequence MELSAVGERVFAAESIIKRRIRKGRIEYLVKWKGWAIKYSTWEPEENILDSRLIAAFEQKERERELYGPKKRGPKPKTFLLKARAQAEALRISDVHFSVKPSASASSPKLHSSAAVHRLKKDIRRCHRMSRRPLPRPDPQGGSPGLRPPISPFSETVRIINRKVKPREPKRNRIILNLKVIDKGSGGGGTGQGAGALARPKVPSRNRVIGKSKKFSESILRTQIRHMKFGAFALYNKPPPTPLAPPPAGKADVTAPPGPGLLLAAAPYDARSSSSLGCPSPAPPSYEPSNVTPKLLPETLSLPTPDWREPEVLDLSVSPESAATSKRAPPDIATATGPAPPPAPEPAGASSEPEAGDWRPEMSPCSNVVVTDVTSNLLTVTIKEFCNPEDFEKVAAGVAGATGGGGGSGASK, from the exons ATGGAGCTGTCTGCAGTGGGCGAGCGGGTCTTCGCGGCCGAATCCATCATCAAACGGCGGATCCGCAAG GGTCGCATCGAGTACCTGGTGAAATGGAAGGGGTGGGCGATCAA GTACAGCACTTGGGAGCCCGAGGAGAACATCCTGGACTCGCGGCTCATTGCCGCCTTCGAGCAGAA GGAGAGGGAGCGTGAGTTGTATGGGCCCAAGAAGAGGGGACCCAAACCCAAAACTTTCCTCCTGAAG GCCCGGGCCCAGGCCGAAGCCCTCCGCATCAGCGATGTGCACTTCTCTGTCAAGCCCAGCGCCAGCGCCTCCTCGCCCAAGCTACACTCCAGCGCAGCAGTGCACCGGCTCAAGAAGGACATCCGCCGCTGCCACCGCATGTCCcgccgccccctgccccgcccggACCCCCAGGGGGGCAGCCCCGGCCTGCGTCCCCCCATCTCGCCTTTCTCGGAAACAGTGCGCATCATTAATCGCAAAGTCAAGCCTCGGGAGCCCAAGCGGAACCGCATCATCCTGAACCTGAAGGTGATCGACAAGGGCTCGGGCGGAGGGGGCACCGGGCAGGGGGCCGGGGCCCTGGCCCGCCCCAAGGTCCCCTCACGCAACCGCGTCATCGGCAAGAGCAAGAAGTTCAGCGAGAGCATCCTGCGCACCCAGATCCGCCACATGAAGTTCGGCGCCTTTGCACTGTACAACAAgcccccgcccacccccctcGCTCCCCCGCCAGCTGGCAAGGCCGACGTCACGGCCCCCCCGGGCCCAGGCCTGCTCCTGGCCGCCGCCCCCTACGACGCCCGCAGCTCCAGCTCCTTGGGCTGCCCCTCACCTGCACCGCCGTCCTACGAGCCCAGCAACGTGACCCCCAAGCTGCTCCCCGAGACCCTGAGCCTGCCCACCCCCGACTGGCGTGAGCCCGAGGTGCTTGACTTGTCTGTTTCCCCCGAGTCGGCGGCCACCAGCAAGCGGGCACCCCCTGACATCGCCACTGCCACGGGCCCGGCCCCTCCGCCAGCCCCCGAGCCCGCCGGGGCCTCCTCCGAACCGGAGGCTGGGGACTGGCGCCCCGAGATGTCACCCTGCTCCAACGTGGTCGTCACCGATGTCACCAGCAACCTTCTGACGGTCACCATCAAGGAATTCTGCAACCCTGAGGATTTCGAGAAGGTGGCGGCTGGGGTGGCAGGCGccacagggggtgggggtggcagtggAGCCAGCAAGTGA